From Streptosporangium album, the proteins below share one genomic window:
- a CDS encoding glycosyl hydrolase, whose product MKASVAALAAVVLAWGGFTGTASADTGDSHTFASWTQYATGGTDITVTADTQAPHGGAAAVKVVNATPKASNAYGGILQTVTVAPSTTYQFSAWMKAGGLPSGSAAQFVLSPDWSVRQWFPAGSYDWTRFTWSYTTTATQSSLALRLLLQDAGSLWLDDLTITAPGSPANLAANPGFEQYATTPPVIPAQLGIANPDLVFTTGPASITMTSNRPSVDWKVTDAAGQAVRDGTLAISGGAGTLNLPDLGHGYYGLELTTSGLTRKTSFAVLPPQNDNAQNAGSPFGIAWHAAALNLDQLPTMDELGASYVRFDVSWSSVEKAKGIYAIPSLIRERFDKIVSMGLRPLVILNYRNTFYDGGKTPSTPEGIAAFAAYARFIAQQFGTAADYEVYNEYNGTGFNDGACGTTADCYLQLLKPTSAAIHAAVPGAVVAGPVLAGVDLAWLKRLFELGGLDHVDAVSVHTYARNAAPEGVTAPQLASLHTLIRQYNNGQDKPLWLSETGWNTANPGVSEQQQADYLVRDLALNLQTGVTREYWYDFLDDCANADDKECRYGLLRDINSGQSVAAPKPAYVTYAVLTRQLAGYRPTRLETLASGAYSALFTNSSGATIRVLWATKPQAVNVTAAGAVTVTDRWGVSNTTNGSVELALTEHPVYLSGAVTAVTSPGVPTGGQDPPPVRAKPCGPAPAVYRAGYPAVAAAGESVDVTVKVDCRPQRNAEPVTVTFATPDRAHRVLVPSVSRKLSTATLSIPAPDTTGSSPYTIDVLVNGDVVARLTGDVPVVDNRVSVEVRPTFTAGAPGAQVVIGNASTSTTLTATRVTARIGERAVASSKRLDIAPGRSATVPLDVTGLPEWTRLPMSAEVRFGDGITRTVNGNTALAPALPDETADPPVADLATSGTIVNVAGDGISGAADLSGRMWASHTDDTITIHAIVTDDAHTTTADVASLWTTDSIQFAFATKERFEFGAARLTDGTAAVYGYAGRSGRITDATAVITRDEAAKKTAYAVTLPKELIGVSATDTVVDFSFLVNDNDGHGRTGYIEWASGIGKSKDVGQYLPVVLAE is encoded by the coding sequence ATGAAGGCTTCTGTCGCCGCCCTGGCCGCCGTGGTGCTGGCCTGGGGTGGATTCACGGGTACGGCGTCCGCCGACACGGGCGATTCGCACACCTTCGCGTCGTGGACGCAGTACGCGACCGGAGGTACCGACATCACGGTCACGGCTGACACGCAGGCCCCGCACGGCGGCGCGGCCGCGGTGAAGGTGGTCAACGCCACGCCGAAGGCCTCGAACGCCTACGGCGGCATCCTGCAGACCGTCACCGTCGCACCGTCGACGACCTACCAGTTCAGCGCCTGGATGAAGGCGGGCGGCCTGCCTTCCGGCTCGGCCGCCCAGTTCGTGCTGAGCCCGGACTGGAGCGTGCGGCAGTGGTTCCCGGCAGGCAGCTACGACTGGACCCGGTTCACCTGGAGCTACACCACGACGGCCACGCAGAGCAGCCTCGCCCTGCGCCTGCTGCTCCAGGACGCGGGCTCCCTCTGGCTGGACGACCTGACGATCACCGCGCCGGGCTCGCCGGCCAACCTGGCCGCCAATCCCGGCTTCGAGCAGTACGCGACCACGCCGCCGGTCATCCCCGCCCAGCTCGGCATCGCCAACCCGGACCTTGTCTTCACCACCGGCCCCGCGTCGATCACCATGACGAGCAACCGGCCCAGCGTCGACTGGAAGGTGACCGACGCGGCCGGGCAGGCCGTGCGCGACGGCACCCTGGCGATCAGCGGGGGAGCGGGCACCCTGAACCTCCCCGATCTCGGCCACGGCTACTACGGCCTCGAACTGACGACCTCCGGGCTCACCAGGAAGACGTCGTTCGCCGTCCTCCCGCCGCAAAACGACAACGCGCAGAACGCCGGTAGCCCCTTCGGCATCGCCTGGCACGCCGCGGCGCTCAACCTGGACCAGTTGCCGACCATGGACGAACTCGGCGCCTCCTACGTGCGCTTCGACGTCTCGTGGAGCTCGGTGGAGAAGGCCAAGGGGATCTACGCGATTCCCTCGCTCATCCGTGAGAGGTTCGACAAGATCGTGTCGATGGGCCTACGGCCGCTGGTCATCCTCAACTACCGAAACACCTTCTACGACGGGGGCAAGACTCCCAGCACTCCGGAGGGCATCGCGGCCTTCGCCGCGTACGCGCGATTCATCGCCCAGCAGTTCGGCACCGCCGCGGACTACGAGGTGTACAACGAGTACAACGGCACCGGCTTCAACGACGGCGCCTGCGGTACGACGGCCGACTGCTACCTGCAACTGCTCAAGCCCACCTCCGCGGCGATCCACGCCGCGGTACCGGGCGCCGTGGTCGCCGGTCCCGTGCTCGCCGGGGTCGACCTCGCATGGCTGAAGCGGCTGTTTGAGCTCGGCGGCCTCGACCACGTCGACGCCGTCAGCGTCCACACCTACGCGCGCAACGCGGCGCCGGAGGGCGTCACCGCACCCCAGCTGGCCTCGCTGCACACGCTGATCCGGCAGTACAACAACGGGCAGGACAAGCCCCTGTGGCTCAGCGAGACCGGGTGGAACACCGCGAACCCGGGGGTGAGCGAGCAGCAGCAGGCCGACTACCTGGTCAGGGACCTGGCTCTCAACCTCCAGACGGGCGTCACCCGCGAGTACTGGTATGACTTCCTCGACGACTGCGCGAACGCCGACGACAAGGAATGCAGGTACGGCCTGCTGCGCGACATCAACAGCGGCCAGTCCGTCGCGGCGCCCAAACCGGCCTACGTGACCTACGCCGTGCTCACCCGCCAGCTCGCCGGATACCGGCCGACCAGGCTGGAGACCCTCGCCTCCGGCGCGTACTCCGCGCTCTTCACGAACTCCTCCGGCGCGACGATCCGGGTGCTCTGGGCGACCAAACCGCAGGCGGTGAACGTGACCGCGGCCGGTGCCGTGACCGTGACCGATCGCTGGGGGGTGTCGAACACCACGAACGGCTCCGTGGAGCTCGCTCTCACGGAGCACCCGGTCTACCTCTCCGGCGCCGTCACGGCCGTCACCAGCCCCGGCGTGCCCACCGGCGGGCAGGACCCGCCGCCGGTCCGGGCGAAGCCGTGCGGGCCTGCCCCTGCCGTCTATCGTGCAGGCTACCCCGCAGTGGCGGCCGCGGGAGAGTCCGTCGACGTCACGGTCAAGGTCGACTGCCGCCCGCAGCGCAACGCCGAGCCCGTGACCGTCACGTTCGCCACCCCCGACCGCGCCCACAGGGTGCTCGTTCCGTCCGTGTCGCGGAAGCTGAGCACAGCGACGCTGAGCATCCCGGCGCCGGACACGACAGGAAGCTCACCGTACACCATCGACGTGCTGGTCAACGGCGATGTGGTCGCTCGACTCACAGGCGACGTGCCGGTGGTGGACAATCGTGTGTCCGTCGAGGTGCGACCCACCTTCACAGCAGGTGCCCCGGGGGCGCAGGTCGTCATCGGTAACGCGAGCACGTCGACGACACTCACCGCGACACGCGTCACCGCGCGCATCGGAGAACGCGCGGTCGCCTCCAGCAAGCGCCTGGACATCGCGCCGGGCCGGTCCGCCACGGTTCCGCTCGACGTGACCGGCCTGCCCGAGTGGACGAGGCTGCCGATGAGTGCCGAGGTCAGGTTCGGCGACGGCATCACCCGGACGGTGAACGGGAACACCGCCCTGGCTCCCGCACTGCCCGACGAAACCGCGGACCCACCCGTCGCGGACCTGGCCACGTCGGGAACCATCGTCAACGTGGCAGGCGACGGCATCTCCGGCGCAGCCGACCTCTCCGGCCGGATGTGGGCGAGCCACACAGACGACACCATCACCATCCACGCGATCGTCACCGACGACGCGCACACCACGACCGCCGATGTGGCGAGTCTCTGGACCACGGACTCGATCCAGTTCGCCTTCGCCACGAAAGAACGGTTCGAGTTCGGCGCCGCCCGGCTGACAGATGGCACGGCCGCCGTGTACGGCTACGCCGGTCGAAGCGGAAGGATCACGGACGCCACGGCCGTGATCACCCGGGATGAGGCGGCGAAGAAGACGGCCTACGCGGTCACCCTGCCCAAGGAACTGATCGGCGTGTCCGCCACGGACACCGTCGTCGACTTCTCCTTCCTGGTCAACGACAACGACGGGCACGGCCGGACGGGCTACATCGAGTGGGCTTCAGGCATCGGAAAGTCCAAGGACGTCGGACAGTACCTCCCAGTCGTCCTGGCCGAGTAG
- a CDS encoding glycosyl hydrolase produces the protein MNPQLTRRVLAALISVVLVWSGTAALADTRLPYSNTFDAWSISRNGSAEVAFTATPQGHTGSALRIVNQTPSSPDTFGQIAQTVPVKPGTLYRFTAWIASEGLSKTAALQAVLSPDTTQRYNFPMGVYDWRQVSWTYTTLATQTSFALRLVSQDVTPGVRLDDLTMTEDGSGQNLPANAGFEQHSTYFGVMNDSLLFDPGTASLELFTDAQNPAPAGWAVRDVRGTQVASGTATFTGGRGVVNLASLPNGYYTFVSGTLSASFGIVPPMPAAAAGSPFGVGLHGYEQELIDGIARIGYTHSRNDVAWSVVEKQAGIYTFDRYANGFAALHAAGIEPLPISSYRNPLYDGNRTPSSPEGLAAYGRFTAAVNQHFKGYTQATEVYNEFNINFNDGLCGRTPACYAQLLQAAADKVDSQNPQARLVGPAISGASADYVRQVLELGGAAVLDAVSVHPYRHPSPPEGMDAQMASLSQTIDEAAGRSLPLWLTEYGWPTHTAGGTTDAMQADYLVRSAVLSLAGGADRLYWYDARDDGTDPNNQEHNFGVFEVRRATARYAAEPKPAAVAQAVMAAELAGRTLTKRDTLDATTYSFRFKNAANDLNRVMWASNGPKTVTLRTSQALTLTDQYGVRTTLTPHAGAVEVTLTEHPIYVRGQVDAVTVDPAPAITLKTSATVADGESIEVRAVVDRTGENCRAVPAKVAITLEGQRRDVRVRGCGTGEAVFDIPTPAGGKASWLTGWAFAGTETVARLATPTIRITTPVVATIRVNLVRDGGYRAEGVVSLSNTSRKTPVTLDGLSWVLGKESGTIADTTTLQPGKKAEHTIPLPSLRVWEQGYLDVSIGLRGRTGLKLRQSVGAGPIEPDDATTVAPIDLATDAKWFRYTADWGGAADLSGPVKITETATGLRVQAAVQDDVFTQKNPAGNLYNGDSIQLSLSPALPGASTERTEIGLALTPGGPAAYTFAAFGIAITGPTPTERLTVTRTGTTTAYDVVLPWQSLGLNGPPADVFALSLLVNDDDGPGRKGYLEWSSGIGHSKDTGQHFPVRLTSGL, from the coding sequence ATGAACCCACAGTTAACCCGTCGCGTGCTCGCTGCCCTGATCTCCGTGGTGCTGGTCTGGAGCGGCACCGCCGCTCTCGCCGACACTCGGCTCCCGTACTCCAACACCTTCGACGCGTGGAGCATCAGCAGGAACGGCTCCGCCGAGGTCGCCTTCACCGCCACCCCCCAGGGGCACACCGGCTCGGCGCTGCGGATCGTGAACCAGACGCCGAGCAGCCCGGACACCTTCGGGCAGATCGCCCAGACGGTGCCGGTCAAGCCGGGCACCCTCTACCGGTTCACCGCCTGGATCGCCTCGGAGGGCCTGTCGAAGACGGCCGCACTACAGGCGGTGCTCAGCCCCGACACCACCCAGCGCTACAACTTCCCGATGGGCGTCTACGACTGGCGCCAGGTCTCGTGGACCTACACGACCCTGGCCACGCAGACCAGCTTCGCGCTCCGCCTCGTGTCGCAGGACGTGACGCCTGGCGTGCGCCTGGACGACTTGACCATGACCGAGGACGGCAGCGGGCAGAACCTGCCGGCCAACGCCGGGTTCGAGCAGCACTCCACCTACTTCGGGGTCATGAACGACTCCCTGCTCTTCGATCCCGGAACGGCCTCGCTCGAGCTGTTCACCGACGCCCAGAACCCCGCTCCCGCAGGCTGGGCCGTACGGGATGTGCGCGGGACTCAGGTGGCGAGCGGGACGGCCACCTTCACCGGCGGGCGCGGCGTCGTGAACCTCGCCTCGCTGCCCAACGGCTACTACACGTTCGTGTCGGGCACGCTGAGCGCTAGCTTCGGCATCGTGCCGCCGATGCCCGCCGCCGCGGCCGGCTCGCCGTTCGGGGTCGGGCTGCACGGCTACGAGCAGGAGCTCATCGACGGCATCGCGCGCATCGGCTACACCCATTCGCGCAACGACGTGGCCTGGTCGGTCGTCGAGAAGCAGGCAGGCATCTACACCTTCGACCGGTACGCCAACGGGTTCGCCGCGTTGCACGCCGCCGGGATCGAGCCGCTGCCGATCTCCAGCTACCGCAACCCGCTCTACGACGGCAACCGCACGCCGAGCTCGCCCGAGGGCCTGGCCGCCTACGGACGCTTCACGGCCGCCGTCAACCAGCACTTCAAGGGCTACACCCAGGCGACCGAGGTCTACAACGAGTTCAACATCAACTTCAACGACGGCCTCTGCGGACGCACGCCCGCCTGCTACGCCCAGCTCCTCCAGGCCGCCGCCGACAAGGTGGATTCGCAGAACCCGCAGGCCCGGCTCGTGGGTCCGGCGATTTCCGGCGCCTCGGCCGACTATGTGCGCCAAGTGCTCGAACTGGGCGGCGCCGCCGTACTGGACGCCGTGTCCGTCCACCCGTACCGCCACCCCAGCCCGCCGGAGGGGATGGACGCCCAGATGGCGTCGCTGAGCCAGACCATCGACGAAGCGGCCGGCCGCTCGCTCCCGCTGTGGCTCACCGAGTACGGCTGGCCGACCCACACCGCGGGCGGCACGACCGACGCCATGCAGGCCGACTATCTGGTGCGCTCGGCGGTGCTCTCCCTGGCGGGCGGCGCCGACCGGCTCTACTGGTACGACGCCCGCGACGACGGCACCGACCCGAACAACCAGGAGCACAACTTCGGCGTGTTCGAGGTACGGCGCGCCACGGCCCGCTACGCCGCCGAGCCCAAGCCCGCCGCGGTCGCGCAGGCGGTGATGGCGGCCGAACTCGCCGGACGCACGCTCACCAAGCGCGACACGCTGGACGCGACGACCTACTCCTTCCGCTTCAAGAACGCCGCGAACGACCTCAACCGCGTCATGTGGGCGTCGAACGGCCCCAAGACCGTGACGCTCCGCACCAGCCAGGCGCTCACGCTCACCGACCAGTACGGCGTGCGGACCACGCTGACCCCGCACGCGGGCGCCGTCGAGGTGACGCTGACCGAGCACCCGATCTACGTCCGCGGCCAGGTGGACGCCGTCACGGTCGACCCCGCTCCCGCGATCACGCTGAAGACCTCGGCGACCGTCGCCGACGGTGAGAGCATCGAGGTCCGTGCGGTCGTCGACCGCACCGGCGAGAACTGCCGCGCGGTCCCCGCCAAGGTGGCGATCACGCTGGAAGGGCAGCGCCGCGACGTCAGGGTCAGGGGTTGCGGCACCGGCGAGGCCGTCTTCGACATCCCCACCCCCGCGGGCGGCAAGGCGAGCTGGCTCACCGGCTGGGCCTTCGCCGGGACCGAGACGGTGGCGCGCCTGGCGACGCCGACGATCCGGATCACCACCCCGGTCGTCGCCACCATCCGGGTCAACCTCGTCCGCGACGGCGGTTACCGAGCCGAGGGGGTCGTCTCCCTGTCGAACACCTCGCGCAAGACCCCGGTGACCCTCGACGGCCTGTCCTGGGTCCTCGGCAAGGAGTCGGGCACGATCGCCGACACCACCACGCTGCAGCCGGGCAAGAAGGCCGAGCACACCATCCCGCTCCCGTCATTGCGCGTGTGGGAGCAGGGCTACCTCGACGTGTCGATCGGCCTGCGGGGCCGTACCGGCCTGAAACTGCGGCAGTCCGTGGGCGCAGGTCCCATCGAGCCGGACGACGCCACCACGGTCGCGCCGATCGACCTGGCCACCGACGCGAAGTGGTTCCGCTACACCGCCGACTGGGGCGGAGCCGCCGACCTCAGCGGTCCCGTGAAGATCACCGAGACCGCGACGGGGCTGAGAGTCCAGGCCGCGGTCCAGGACGACGTGTTCACCCAGAAGAACCCGGCGGGCAACCTGTACAACGGCGACTCCATCCAGCTCTCGCTCTCGCCCGCGCTGCCCGGCGCCTCGACGGAACGGACCGAGATCGGCCTGGCGCTGACGCCGGGCGGTCCCGCCGCCTACACCTTCGCCGCCTTCGGCATCGCGATCACCGGCCCGACCCCCACGGAACGGCTCACGGTGACCAGGACGGGCACGACCACCGCCTACGACGTCGTCCTGCCCTGGCAGAGCCTGGGACTCAACGGGCCCCCGGCCGACGTGTTCGCCCTGTCCCTGCTGGTGAACGACGACGACGGCCCCGGCCGGAAGGGCTACCTGGAGTGGTCGTCCGGCATCGGCCACAGCAAGGACACCGGGCAGCACTTCCCCGTCCGGCTCACCAGCGGGCTCTGA